The genomic DNA ATCACTTCCACGTTGGCCTGGTAGCTGCGGGAAGCCGAAATGGTGTTGACCATCTCGTTCATGACGTTAACGTTCGGCATGCGGACATAGCCCTGCTCGTCGGCCAGCGGATTGCCCGGCTCGTAGACCAGACGATCCGGTGCGCTGCTTTCCACCACGTCACTCACCTCAACGCCGCCGATCTCCTGCCCGACAGCGTTGTCGACACGGAAAACCACCTGACGGGCGCGATACGGCTGGCCGTCTGGCCCCGCCACGCTGTCAGCGTTCGCCATGTTACTGGCGCTGACGTTGAGGCGTCGGGACTGGGCAGCCATTGCCGATCCCGAAATATCAAATACGCTAAAAAGCGACATCGTTTATTACCCCTGACTTAATACTGTCATCATTTTCTTAATATCCGCGCCCAGGAAGGTCAGGCTCGACTGGTATTTCATGGCGTTATCCGCGAAATTCACACGCTCACGATCCATATCCACGGTATTACCATCGGCGCTCGGCTGATCCGGCACGCGATAAAGCAGTTGACTGTCATCAAAAGGCTTTGCTTTCGCTTCAATATGCCGCTGAGACGTCAACGAAAGTGAGACCGGTGATTTGGCCATCGAATTATTTTCCATGGCCTGTTTTAACTGCCCGGTAAAATCGATATCTCGCGCCTGATAGCCTGGCGTATCCGCATTTGCAATATTCGACGCCAGAATATCCTGACGGCGCGACAGCAAACCTAATGCCTGCTGCTGAAAGCGAAAGGCGTCATCGAGTTTATTCATAACGATAGAGTTCCTGCTTCGCATTATTTAAACTGCGTTAGTGTAGTCACCGTGGGTGAAATATCACACTGCAAAGACCCGACACAAATAGGCGCATTTAGGGAAATAGAACGAGCCAGAGAAAAGTTAAAACAATGATTAATTTAATTACCGCCAAAGATGTCACTATTTAATTCAATAAAACCCCTCGCGGAACGTATATAATTTATCCACTTTTTTATTATCATCCCGCTCTATAAAGGCAATACGATGAAGTTGCGATTATTCAGCCCGACAGTAGCCGTTTTACTGTGTTCGGCCTCCGCCCTCGCCAGCGTTCCGTCAACCCAAACGGCAAAACAGCGCCTGTTGCTCAAGCTAGATGCCTTGATTCAGCAACCCGAATCGGGGCCTGATATCGTCCGCACGGTTTCGCTGCTCGCCACCCCCGCGCAGCTGGAGGCCGTCTGCGATAACCCGGAACTGAGCCTGGTCGGGCGTGACAGTCGCCTTACCGGCAAACGCACCGTGCTGGCGCAGTGTGGGCCTCGTCGCCACTTCCTTCCCGTGCGCCTCAGTGCTCAGGGCACATGGTGGATTGCCAGTCAGAGTCTGCCAGGCGGGGCCATTGTTCAGCGCAGCGATATTGAGCCCGTCACTGGCAATCTTGACCACCAGCCCGCCGGCCTGATCTTCAATCCCGATGAGATCGTGGGCCAGCGCCTGACGCGCGCTGTTGTCGCCGGCAAACCGCTGCTGGAAAGCCAGCTCCGACAGCAATGGCGGCTGCGCGCCGGGCAAACGGTAGACCTGGTCACCACCGGCTCCGGCTTTCGTATTCGCAGCCAGGGAAAGGCGTTAAACAACGCGGCGGTGGATGAGACGCTGAAAGTGAAAACAGCTGGCGGGCGCACCGTGAGCGGAAAAGTCGATTCGTCAGGACAGGTCATCATTATTTCACAACAATAAATTTTAGGTTTTTTGTGAATCACCGATGAAAGAAGTATCAGTCACATAAAATCATTATCTGTGAGGACAATTATGAGCATCTCCAGCAGCCAGAACACTGCGCCGATTACGAAAATCGCGCCCACTCAGGATTTGCGCGCGCGCATTCACCCTCAGGACGGCGACGTGTCAGCTAACGTGACGCAGCCGCGTCAGGATGACAAAACCGACGTCACCCTGACCACACTGACGAAAAAGATCCAGAACGATGACAGCCGCGATATTGACTACGCGCGCGTCGAGGCGATCCGCACCGCGCTGGCGACAGGGTCGCTGCGCATAGAGCCTGAGAAAATTGCGCAGGCCATGGTGCAGGATATCTTTCAGTTTTAACCGCAAGCAGGACCGTTATGGACAAGCTTTATCCCATTCTCACGCAAATGAAAACGTCTCTGGATGAACTGGAGGCGATCATGATTGAAGAGGTCAATCAGCTCAACCGTGCGCAGATAAACCCGGTTTCTCTGCAGGTGCTGGCAGATAATAAAAATCAGCTTCTGACGACCATTCAATATTATGACGACATGCGCCGCCAGCAGGAGCAGCACAGTGCCACGCAGGCCCCCTACCCTGGCCACGGAAAACTGTTCTCGAGCTGGCAGCAGGTCAATGAAAAAGTGCGCAACACGAAAGCGCTCAATCAACAGGTGGAATCGCTGCTGCAGAGTCATATGAAGAAAAACCAGCACATTCAAAAAGCGATTGACCACGTAGGGCGCAGCAGTTCGCTTTACGGCCCGGCGGGGGAATCCAGCCAGGTTTCTGGCGGCCACAAATACAACATAAGCATCTGACCCATTCTGTCTGCGTTGTCCTCTTTGCTCGCCTCTGGCGAGCTTTTTTTTATCCGGGAAGCAGGAACAGATGACCCTCCCCCAAAGGAGGGGAAGGCCATCCGTGCATGTTTTTTGAAACAAAGAGAGGAATTAAACCGCGGTATACGCTTTCGCCGAGGCGCTGGATTTACGCATGGTGGACAGTTCGGTGCCAAGCGTGGAGAGGCGGTCCTGAATGGCACGCGAGAGGCGTGCATCGACATCCAGCAACTGCCCCAGCTGCCCCACCACCTGCTGTTTATTGTGTTGTGCCAGCTGGGTCAAATCGATTTCACACAGCGTTCTCATGCCGATGGAATAGGCCGCCGACTCCTCTACAAATGCGTCCCACTCACCGTCTTCGGCCTGTCGCAGGAGCGTCGCATTGCTCACCAGCATCTGCTCAATAAGTGACAGTACTGCGTTATCCATGTTTCACCTGCTTGTTTTCCGGGTTGATGGCCTGCCAGGTTTCCTGCATCTCCGTCATCAGCGAAATCAGATGCGGCAGATTTTCACCGGATTTGTTGAGATTCGCCTCCAGCAGCGTGCGCGAAATATATTCGTACAGGCTCTCCAGCTCGGCGGCAATCTGCCCGCCCTTTTCGTGGTCCAGCCCGGCACGCAGGCCGTTGTCGATAATGTTAATCGCGCGGGAGATCATCTCCCCACGGCGAGCAATATTGCCGGACTGAAAGTAGATTTCCGCCCGGCGCATGGCGTTGATGGCACCGTCATACAGCAAGACAATCAGTTGATGCGGTGTGGCGCCCGCAATCTGGCTGTCCAGCGAGACAGCGGTATAGGCGTTATAGCCATTATTGGTGTACATCGTAAAATCCTGCCGGGCAGCGCGCTGCCCGGATTATGATAAAAATTAAATCAACCCTGCCAGCGAACCCTGTAGCTGACTGCTCATGTTGTTCATATCGCTTATCACCTTGTCGAGACGCTGAAACTCTTTTTCCTTGCGCGCCATAGCCTCTTCAATACGCCGTTCCATAGCCGTGATTTGTTTGCCGATACGTTTATCCTGCTCTCGCAGCGACTCAAGGGCGGTTTCGATCACGCCCTCTTTTTTGGTGATGGCGTCTTTATCCCCGAGGTAGGTATCAAAAATACCCTCCATGCGATCTTTGATACCCTCTTTTCCGTCTTTGCCCAGGAACAGCGCTTCCACCGCTTTAGGGTTGTCTTTCAGCGCCGCATCCAGCTTTTTGGTATCAATCGACAACTCCCCCAGATTCCCGCCACGCTCGTCGCCAATCTTGCCATCAAACTTCACGGTAATACCGATACTGCCGAGCGACTGTATAACGGCATCGGCATCGGGATAGTTCCCCCCCACGGTCGCTTTAAGCTGGCTGGTGAGGCGGCGAAGCGAGCCATCGCTGAAGAGCGCGCCGTTGGTAGTTGCGGGAGCCGTTGACTGGCTGTCGCGATCCGGGGCGGTATATTTGGTGGCACTGGCGACGGTGCTGAGGTAGCTGTTGTAATTCTTTACGAACTCCTCAATCAGCGTTTTCACTTTTGAGGTGTCTTCGGTGATGGTGAGAGATTCGGTTTTGTAGCTCTGCGGGTCGTCTGCGGGGAGTCCAGGGTCCTTCAATTCGGAGACTTCTCGTAGTTCCAGCGTCACACCGGTGATCATATCGTTGATGGTGTTTGAACTGCGGGTAACGAGTTTTCCGTTCAGAACAAGTTCGGCATTCTGCGATTCGGTTTCAACGTCCGCACCTTCGAGCTTCTTCTTAAAATCAATATCAGTGCTCGTCACGTTGATAGTCATATCACCGGCCTCACCGGTTTTTTTCGAGGTCAGCACCAGCTTATGCTTCCCGTCCTCGAGGGTGATTACTTCCGCAACCACATCACCTTTCTGCTCATTAATTTTTTTTGCAATCTGGTCGAGAGAGGTTTCATCCTGCGCTAAATCCACCTCCAGCGGTTTTTCACCCTCGTTCAGGGTGATTGTCACCTTCGCACTCGCCTTACCCATCGGTTTATCACGCGTGTCATTCTCAACCGCCAACTGATGCGCTTTCGCCAGCTGTTTTACGGCAACAGAATAGCTGTTAGGGATCGCCCCGCTGCCTGCCGTGGCCTTAAAGGTTTTATTGTCGCTGACGCTGACGCCGTTGAACCCTTCGTCCTCAAGCTTGCCGAGATTGTCCTTCATCGTACTCAACGCGCTGGAGATAGACCCCCAGGCGGAAATCTGCCCCTGAAAGGTGCTTTGCTTTTGCAAATAGGGGTTCAGCTTTTGGCTAATACCCTCACGCTCCACCGCCAGCCACTGGTCGAACGGCAGGTTAGAACCAACGCCTAAGAAATTGGTTGATGCCATAATAAAATGTTCCTCTTGAAATAGGTTAGCCTGTCACTATTCCTATCGGGTAATAGAGACGTAAGTTTAATTTTTCATTTATACGTCAACAATGATTACCCTTCCCCAGAACAGAAGTGCGGGCTTATTACGCCATTGCGTTGAGCTATTTGTGTAATTGGAAACAGATATGCGTGCATTTCTTTGGTTTATAAAAAATCTAAAAAAATAATTTAGTCATTTTTATTTCCCCCGATGAATTCAGTATGCGCATCAACGAACGCATAGCACATACAGTTATTATCACTTAAAAGGATATAAACAATGGCACAGGTCATTAATACCAACGCATTGAGCCTGATGGCTCAGAACAACCTGAACAAATCCCAGTCTTCTCTGGGCACCGCTATTCAGCGCCTCTCTTCCGGTATGCGTATCAACAGCGCAAAAGACGATGCGGCAGGCCTGGCGATTTCTAACCGCTTCACCTCTTCCATCCGCGGTATGACTCAGGCGGCGCGTAACGCCAACGACGGTATCTCCCTGGCGCAGACCACCGAAGGCGCGCTGGAAGAAGTGACCGAAAACATGCAGCGTATCCGCGAACTGACCGTGCAGGCGAAAAACGGTACCAACTCCGCCAGCGACCTGGACTCCATCAAGAAAGAGATCGGTACCCGTCTGGAAGAGATCAGCCGTGTGGCAGACGTGACCAACTTCAACGGCGTGAAAGTGTTTGACGGTTCTAAAGAAAAAATCACCATCCAGATCGGTGATAAAGATGCTGATACCATCGACATTAAACTGAACAAACTGGACATGGAAACTCTGGGTCTGGACGAGTTCCTGGACGACTTTGCGGGTATTGGTATTACCGTGAATGGTGCTGGTACGCTAAGTAGTCAGTTTAAAGAAAAAGGTGCCCTAGCTCCGGTAGACAAGACATTTAAAGCCGCCGATTTGGGTCTTGATCCAACAGCTCCAGATTATAAACTGGTCACAGCCGATCGCGATGCCATTATCGCAGCAGCAGATCAGGTTGGTGATAAAACTACAGCAACAGTATTGACGTACCAGGAAGACGGTAAC from Enterobacter ludwigii includes the following:
- the flgC gene encoding flagellar basal body rod protein FlgC, with product MSLFSVFDISGSAMAAQSRRLNVSASNMANADSVAGPDGQPYRARQVVFRVDNAVGQEIGGVEVSDVVESSAPDRLVYEPGNPLADEQGYVRMPNVNVMNEMVNTISASRSYQANVEVMNSAKSLLLKTLTLGQ
- the flgB gene encoding flagellar basal body rod protein FlgB; protein product: MRSRNSIVMNKLDDAFRFQQQALGLLSRRQDILASNIANADTPGYQARDIDFTGQLKQAMENNSMAKSPVSLSLTSQRHIEAKAKPFDDSQLLYRVPDQPSADGNTVDMDRERVNFADNAMKYQSSLTFLGADIKKMMTVLSQG
- the flgA gene encoding flagellar basal body P-ring formation chaperone FlgA, whose protein sequence is MKLRLFSPTVAVLLCSASALASVPSTQTAKQRLLLKLDALIQQPESGPDIVRTVSLLATPAQLEAVCDNPELSLVGRDSRLTGKRTVLAQCGPRRHFLPVRLSAQGTWWIASQSLPGGAIVQRSDIEPVTGNLDHQPAGLIFNPDEIVGQRLTRAVVAGKPLLESQLRQQWRLRAGQTVDLVTTGSGFRIRSQGKALNNAAVDETLKVKTAGGRTVSGKVDSSGQVIIISQQ
- the flgM gene encoding flagellar biosynthesis anti-sigma factor FlgM, whose amino-acid sequence is MSISSSQNTAPITKIAPTQDLRARIHPQDGDVSANVTQPRQDDKTDVTLTTLTKKIQNDDSRDIDYARVEAIRTALATGSLRIEPEKIAQAMVQDIFQF
- a CDS encoding flagella synthesis protein FlgN; the protein is MDKLYPILTQMKTSLDELEAIMIEEVNQLNRAQINPVSLQVLADNKNQLLTTIQYYDDMRRQQEQHSATQAPYPGHGKLFSSWQQVNEKVRNTKALNQQVESLLQSHMKKNQHIQKAIDHVGRSSSLYGPAGESSQVSGGHKYNISI
- a CDS encoding flagellar protein FliT gives rise to the protein MDNAVLSLIEQMLVSNATLLRQAEDGEWDAFVEESAAYSIGMRTLCEIDLTQLAQHNKQQVVGQLGQLLDVDARLSRAIQDRLSTLGTELSTMRKSSASAKAYTAV
- the fliS gene encoding flagellar export chaperone FliS, with the translated sequence MYTNNGYNAYTAVSLDSQIAGATPHQLIVLLYDGAINAMRRAEIYFQSGNIARRGEMISRAINIIDNGLRAGLDHEKGGQIAAELESLYEYISRTLLEANLNKSGENLPHLISLMTEMQETWQAINPENKQVKHG
- the fliD gene encoding flagellar filament capping protein FliD; its protein translation is MASTNFLGVGSNLPFDQWLAVEREGISQKLNPYLQKQSTFQGQISAWGSISSALSTMKDNLGKLEDEGFNGVSVSDNKTFKATAGSGAIPNSYSVAVKQLAKAHQLAVENDTRDKPMGKASAKVTITLNEGEKPLEVDLAQDETSLDQIAKKINEQKGDVVAEVITLEDGKHKLVLTSKKTGEAGDMTINVTSTDIDFKKKLEGADVETESQNAELVLNGKLVTRSSNTINDMITGVTLELREVSELKDPGLPADDPQSYKTESLTITEDTSKVKTLIEEFVKNYNSYLSTVASATKYTAPDRDSQSTAPATTNGALFSDGSLRRLTSQLKATVGGNYPDADAVIQSLGSIGITVKFDGKIGDERGGNLGELSIDTKKLDAALKDNPKAVEALFLGKDGKEGIKDRMEGIFDTYLGDKDAITKKEGVIETALESLREQDKRIGKQITAMERRIEEAMARKEKEFQRLDKVISDMNNMSSQLQGSLAGLI
- a CDS encoding flagellin; its protein translation is MAQVINTNALSLMAQNNLNKSQSSLGTAIQRLSSGMRINSAKDDAAGLAISNRFTSSIRGMTQAARNANDGISLAQTTEGALEEVTENMQRIRELTVQAKNGTNSASDLDSIKKEIGTRLEEISRVADVTNFNGVKVFDGSKEKITIQIGDKDADTIDIKLNKLDMETLGLDEFLDDFAGIGITVNGAGTLSSQFKEKGALAPVDKTFKAADLGLDPTAPDYKLVTADRDAIIAAADQVGDKTTATVLTYQEDGNTRFFVKGADGIQEITTSFKVTTGTPDKVEFASTPAAGDKLSAADADMLEFGPTALKDTDTKRIKAGDSVNVGGNPVTLDAAALDAISVAAFGDDAKTAGMRMYSVAGAPPDTFYAINSAGEVKQFALDAAGVVTGAVTDARPADAEFITKESSRLAAEDLLERLDDSLTQVADFRADLGAVQNRFSSIIANLNTNIINTTEARSRIQDADFSVEVSAMSRANILQQAGVSVLAQANQVPQNVLSLLR